Proteins from a single region of Palaemon carinicauda isolate YSFRI2023 chromosome 1, ASM3689809v2, whole genome shotgun sequence:
- the LOC137640073 gene encoding uncharacterized protein — MYTDENLVLYFSGGFAGLYSQFGAYQRWCRTTSTRAQFHEKTLEMAGLLDDPDCPRAGRHRELEKAEIKKSEKAVQRVITAVRNFTNPFTIPDKDRLYSLASGSPTSKDVERDVLEADAVGKAAKADFITRLQSGHQGSFFDPIKRKKLKTMEACNKKIKLTSSQGKVIQYQEQSNVAFLLLVKSQCLDEPIDLDELMKYSLMPVPPSIGTSDGFFAKTNKATILHYLMEEFNQDELPYPKDALFIQDGMALLHVLSNLPPTCGEICLQILDQMIAKKHFLFSTDSYFPGSIKAQERLRRGSSSQALLTPYPPFIITMCPHHLSHLCNLYYACPSPC; from the exons ATGTACACAGATGAAAACTTGGTTTTATACTTTTCAGGTGGCTTTGCTGGACTGTACAGTCAATTTGGGGCATACCAGAGGTGGTGTCGCACAACTTCCACGCGGGCCCAGTTTCATGAAAAGACCCTTGAAATGGCTGGCCTTCTTGACGATCCTGACTGCCCAAGGGCTGGGAGGCATCGCGAGCTTGAgaaggcagagataaagaagagtgagaaagctgttcaaagagtcatcactgctgtcagaaacttcacgaatccattcacaatcccagataaggacaggctctactccttagcctctggttctcctacatccaaggatgttgagagggatgtgctggaagctgacgctgtaggaaaagctgcaaaggctgactttattacacgtttgcagagcggccaccaaggaagcttcttcgacccaatcaaaaggaagaaactcaagaccatggaggcatgcaacaagaagatcaagctcacatcatcgcaaggaaag gtcatacagtatcaggagcaaagcaatgttgcattccttctccttgtgaagtcacagtgcctagatgaaccaattgacttggatgaactcatgaagtacagcctgatgccagtgcctccaagtattggaacatcagatggattttttgcgaagaccaacaaagccaccattctgcactacctgatggaagagttcaaccaagatgagctgccttatccaaaggatgccctattcatccaggatggaatggcacttctccatgtcctttctaacttgcccccgacctgtggggagatctgccttcagatacttgaccagatgattgccaaaaaacatttcttgttctcaactgacagctattttccgggatccatcaaagctcaggaaagacttcgacgtggca GCTCCTCGCAAGCCCTCCTGACTCCTTATCCACCATTTATCATCaccatgtgcccacaccatctcagtcacctctgcaatctttactacgcctgcccttCTCCTTGTtga